In Antarcticibacterium arcticum, the genomic stretch TAGCATACTGTCTCTGGATCACCAATATTGACCCGCTAAAGTATGACCTGCTTTTTGAGAGATTCCTGAATCCGGACAGGGTAAGCATGCCCGATATTGATATTGATTTTGATGATGAAGGCCGTAGCCGGGTTATGGACTACGTTATTAAAAAATACGGCTCCAACCAGGTGGCTCAAATTATTACCTATGGTACCATGGCGGCAAAATCGGCCATCAGGGATACCGCCAGGGTACTGGACCTGCCTTTGAATGAGGCCGACAGGATCTCCAAGCTAATCCCCAACATGTCTAAGCTTGGGAAGATCTTTGGGGTAGATGAAAAGGAATTAAAAAAGAGATTTAGAAGTGAGGATCTTGAAAAGGTGAATGAACTTCTTAATATTGCCGATGGGGACGACCTGGAAGCACAAACAGTAAACCAGGCCAGGATCCTGGAAGGCTCTGTAAGAAACACCGGTATTCACGCCTGTGGGGTGATTATTACTCCCAGCGATATTACCAACTTTGTTCCCGTAGCCCTCGCCAAGGATTCAGATCTTTATGTTACCCAGTTTGACAACTCGGTAGTAGAAAGCGCAGGCTTGCTGAAAATGGACTTTTTGGGCCTGAAAACCCTTACCCTTATAAAAGACACGGTAAAAATTGTAAAAGGGAGACATGATATAGACCTTGATCCCGATAATTTCCCCCTGGATGATGTAAAGACCTATGAACTTTTCCAACGCGGGGAAACAGTAGGGATCTTTCAATATGAATCGCCCGGAATGCAAAAACACATGAAGGACCTTAAACCAACTGTGTTTGACGATCTTATTGCGATGAACGCCCTTTACAGGCCGGGTCCAATGGAATATATCCCCAGCTTTATTAAGCGAAAACATGGGGAGGAAGAAATAGCCTATGATCTTCCCGATATGGAAGAATATCTCAAGGAAACCTACGGGATCACCGTTTACCAGGAGCAGGTGATGTTGCTTTCTCAAAAGCTAGCAGGATTTACCAAGGGTGAAGCCGATATGCTAAGGAAGGCCATGGGTAAGAAACTGGTAGACCTGCTGGCAAAGCTGAAACCAAAGTTTCTGGATGGCGGGGAAGCTAAAGGTCATCCTAAAGAGATCCTGGAGAAAATATGGAAAGATTGGGAAGCTTTTGCTTCGTATGCTTTCAATAAATCCCACTCCACCTGTTATGCCTGGATCGCTTATCAAACAGCCTATTTAAAAGCACATTATCCTGCTGAATATATGGCCGCAGTGCTTTCCAATAATATGAGTGACATTAAGCAGGTGACTTTCTTTATGGAAGAGTGCAAGCGAATGAAATTAAAGGTTTTGGGGCCAGATGTGAATGAATCTTACTACAAATTCTCTGTAAACAAGGAATACGCGGTACGTTTTGGAATGGGGGCTATCAAAGGTGTAGGATCTGGTGCGGTAGCTACTATTATAGAAAACCGAAAGACCGAAAGTGGCCCTTACAAGTCTATCTTTGATATGGCAAAACGTATCGATCTACGGGCGGCCAATAAAAAAGCGTTGGAAAACCTGGCACTTGCTGGCGGATTTGATGGGTTCGGAAATCACCGGGCCCAATATTTCCATGCAGATGGAGATGGAATTACCTTTTTGGAAAAAGCAGTGAAGTACGCGGCAAGATATCAGGAAAGTGAAAATTCGGCCCAGGTGAGTCTCTTTGGGGAAGCCAGTGACGTACAGATTCCCGAGCCTGTAGTGCCACCCTGCGAGGAATGGGGGACCATGGAAAAACTGAAGCGCGAAAAAGAGGTGGTGGGAATATATATTTCGGGCCATCCTCTGGACGATTTCAAAGCCGAAATGAATTATTTCTGTACTGCCAAGGTTTCCGATTTTTATAACCTGGAAACATTTGTAAACCGGGAAATGGCCTTTGGTGGTGTAATTTCAGAAGTGCAGCATCGCATGTCCAAACAGGGCAAAGGATGGGCATCTTTTACAATAGAAGATTATTCAGATTCTTTTGAATTCAGAATATTTGGCGAGGAATACCTGAAACATCAGCACTTCCTTGTTCCAAACAACTTTGTATATGTGAAAACAATGGTGAAAGAAGGCTGGACAAATCGTGAAACGGGAGTCAAAGGTGAACCCAGGCTTCAGTTCAACAATTTCCAGCTGCTGCATGATGTGATGGATATGTATGCCACAAAGCTTACCATTCAAATGGATATTAATCATCTCCAGGAGCAACAAATAGAATCTTTGAAAGATATAATTAAGGCACACCGGGGAGATCATAATTTGAATTTTGTGATCTATGAAATGAAGGAACAGGTTAAAGTTTCAATGACCAGTAGAAAACAAAAAGTTAAGATTTCGCAGGAATTGCTTGATGCCCTGGAGGAAGTGCAGGTGCATTATAAACTAAATTAATCCTACCCTATCGCTTTAAGGGAATGAGCTAAGATGGGCGGGAGAAAAGTTTTGATGGTTAAAAAATAAATACAAATAAAACTATACAATACGTTAATAGCCAAATCCTATAGATTGCAGCGTAAGGATTAGAAAAAAAAATGACTATTTTTACATATAATACAAACAGAAAAACAAATATTATGGCTTTAGAAATAACAGATGCTAATTTTGAAGAAACCGTACTAAAAAGTGATAAGCCTGTAATGGTAGATTTTTGGGCGGCATGGTGTGGACCTTGTAGAATGGTAGGTCCAATCATTGACGATATTAGCAAGGACTATGATGGGAAAGCAGTGGTTGGAAAACTTGATGTAGATGCCAACCAGGAATTTGCCGCAAAATACGGAGTAAGAAATATCCCCACAGTGCTTATTTTCCAAAATGGAGAAGTAGTAGGCCGCCAGGTTGGAGTTGCACCAAAAACCACCTATGCAGAAGCATTGGATGCTTTGTTGTAATATATAGACATAAATTATAAAAAGGTCCTGCTGTGATGCAGGACCTTTTTGTTTTTAATAATTATCTTAGTAAGTATCAATTGCTTCGCATTAGAATTGGTAAGTGAATGTTTTAAGATGAATATACAACAGGAAGTACATAAAGCCGGAAAATTCACCAATCTGGAACTACTTGCAAAGCAGGTGGTAGAGGGGTTTATATCCGGCATGCATAAAAGTCCGTTTCACGGGTTTTCTGCAGAATTTGCCGAACATAAAATTTATAATCAGGGGGAAAGCACGAAGCATATAGACTGGAAACTGTATGCCAAAACCAATAAATTGTTCACGAAGCGATATGAAGAAGAGACTAATTTACGGTGTCACCTTATCATTGACAATTCCTCTTCCATGCATTACCCCAAAATGGCAACTTTAAACAGGAATAGCCTTAATAAGATAGGTTTTTCGGTTCTGGCGGCGGCCTCTATTATGCAAATAATGAAAAGACAACGGGATGCCGTTGGCCTTAGTGTTTACAGTAACACTTATGATTTCTATGCACCCGAAAAAGGGAGTGAGCGGCATCACCAAATGTTGTTGAATGAACTGGAGAGGGTAGTATCAACTTCATCAGAAAATACTGCTACAGACAGTTATACCCACCTGCATCTCATAGCGGAAAAACTCAAACGCCGTTCGCTGGTATTTCTGTTTACAGATATGTTTCAGGCAGATAAGGAGGAAGAAGAACTTTTTGAAGCGCTGAAGCATTTAAAATACAATAAACATGAGGTGGTATTATTTCATGTGGTAGATAAAAAAAAGGAACTGGACTTTGAGTTCGACAATGCTCCCCGGCGTTTTACAGATGTGGAGACAGGAGCCCATATAGACCTTTATGCCGATAATTACAGGGAAACCTACACCACGGCAGTGGCCGAATATTTTACGGCCCTGAAAATGCAGTGCGCCAAATACAGGATTAAATATGTGCAGGCAGATATTGGGGAAGATTTTGAGAAGATACTCACCACATATCTGGTAGAGCGCCAAAAATTTGGTTGATCCGGGTACCTTGTTTCA encodes the following:
- the dnaE gene encoding DNA polymerase III subunit alpha; this encodes MYLIFDTETTGLPKRWDAPLTDFDNWPRCIQIAWQLHDEMGNLIENQDYLVKPTGFNIPFDAEKIHGISTGLAEEEGILLTEVLEKFRIALSRTKFVVGQNVGFDLNIMGAEYLREGQENPLENFPVLDTCTEKTAEFCKLPGGRYGKFKLPTLTELHQELFSQPFAEAHNATADVEATTRCFLELIRKEVFTKEELDVPTDYFQNFSEANPKPIQLIGLKHINLKKASEEIRKKLQKAEGVEVISSEEIKENLEKLDEVRFSHLHNHSQFSILQSTMSIPALIQAAGNENMPAVALTDHGNMMGAFHFVKEVGNYNRGIKAKNEAALANNEPATARPLKAILGCEFFVCEDHTDKSRKDNGYQVVILAKNKQGYHNLAKMASIAYTEGFYYVPRIDREVIKKYKDNLIVLTGNLYGEVPGKILNVGENQAEEALIWWKETFGEDLYIELMRHNQEEENRVNEVLLQFSKKHDVKIVATNNTYYRAQEDANAHDILLCVKDGEKQATPIGRGRGYRYGMPNNEYYFKTDAGMKSLFKDLPEAISNIQEVVDKIESYELARDVLLPAFDIPAEFLVEEDKIDGGKRGENAYLKHITYEGAKKRYPEITEEIRTRLDFELSVIEKTGYPGYFLITEDFIRAARQMDVSVGPGRGSAAGSVVAYCLWITNIDPLKYDLLFERFLNPDRVSMPDIDIDFDDEGRSRVMDYVIKKYGSNQVAQIITYGTMAAKSAIRDTARVLDLPLNEADRISKLIPNMSKLGKIFGVDEKELKKRFRSEDLEKVNELLNIADGDDLEAQTVNQARILEGSVRNTGIHACGVIITPSDITNFVPVALAKDSDLYVTQFDNSVVESAGLLKMDFLGLKTLTLIKDTVKIVKGRHDIDLDPDNFPLDDVKTYELFQRGETVGIFQYESPGMQKHMKDLKPTVFDDLIAMNALYRPGPMEYIPSFIKRKHGEEEIAYDLPDMEEYLKETYGITVYQEQVMLLSQKLAGFTKGEADMLRKAMGKKLVDLLAKLKPKFLDGGEAKGHPKEILEKIWKDWEAFASYAFNKSHSTCYAWIAYQTAYLKAHYPAEYMAAVLSNNMSDIKQVTFFMEECKRMKLKVLGPDVNESYYKFSVNKEYAVRFGMGAIKGVGSGAVATIIENRKTESGPYKSIFDMAKRIDLRAANKKALENLALAGGFDGFGNHRAQYFHADGDGITFLEKAVKYAARYQESENSAQVSLFGEASDVQIPEPVVPPCEEWGTMEKLKREKEVVGIYISGHPLDDFKAEMNYFCTAKVSDFYNLETFVNREMAFGGVISEVQHRMSKQGKGWASFTIEDYSDSFEFRIFGEEYLKHQHFLVPNNFVYVKTMVKEGWTNRETGVKGEPRLQFNNFQLLHDVMDMYATKLTIQMDINHLQEQQIESLKDIIKAHRGDHNLNFVIYEMKEQVKVSMTSRKQKVKISQELLDALEEVQVHYKLN
- the trxA gene encoding thioredoxin; amino-acid sequence: MALEITDANFEETVLKSDKPVMVDFWAAWCGPCRMVGPIIDDISKDYDGKAVVGKLDVDANQEFAAKYGVRNIPTVLIFQNGEVVGRQVGVAPKTTYAEALDALL
- a CDS encoding DUF58 domain-containing protein, which produces MNIQQEVHKAGKFTNLELLAKQVVEGFISGMHKSPFHGFSAEFAEHKIYNQGESTKHIDWKLYAKTNKLFTKRYEEETNLRCHLIIDNSSSMHYPKMATLNRNSLNKIGFSVLAAASIMQIMKRQRDAVGLSVYSNTYDFYAPEKGSERHHQMLLNELERVVSTSSENTATDSYTHLHLIAEKLKRRSLVFLFTDMFQADKEEEELFEALKHLKYNKHEVVLFHVVDKKKELDFEFDNAPRRFTDVETGAHIDLYADNYRETYTTAVAEYFTALKMQCAKYRIKYVQADIGEDFEKILTTYLVERQKFG